A genome region from Anopheles stephensi strain Indian chromosome 2, UCI_ANSTEP_V1.0, whole genome shotgun sequence includes the following:
- the LOC118506603 gene encoding microfibrillar-associated protein 1 yields MSPPTTQYGIQSTAGAVPVKNTKGEISMQKVKVHRYVSGKRPEYAQYASSDEESEDDDFLEHRRANEEQQQREDSDDNDLPEDVDDPRIRRLQAVRAETQDDLERERKERHRVIHEPELVESDDDNEHSDGDGAENDRRRYSDDDEREQTNASSRRRRISLGSESESEAELSDTEIERRRNLLKAKMLQQKQREEEELLQKQEEEGMSDSEESESSEYEEETESDEENEPRLKPLFVRKKDRTTIIEKEREANRQKQLDYEAKKMAKERRKQTLRLVEDSIKKELEKTKVENEPSLNDVNTDDENDEVEYEAWKLRELKRIKRDREEKEQVEKEKQEIERLRNMTEEERRQELRNNPKQVTNKNVKGKYKFLQKYYHRGAFYLDQEDDVYKQDFSAPTLEDHFDKTILPKVMQVKNFGRCGRTKYTHLVDQDTTKFDSPWVADTANSTIFHSERAGGMKQVFDKPSLYRKKRDA; encoded by the exons ATGAGTCCACCAACAACACAATACGGTATTCAAAGTACCGCTGGAGCGGTTCCAGTCAAAAACACAAAAG GTGAAATATCTATGCAGAAGGTAAAAGTGCATCGTTATGTGTCGGGAAAGAGGCCAGAGTATGCACAATACGCAAGCAGTGATGAGGAGTCGGAGGATGACGATTTCTTGGAACATCGTCGGGCGAAcgaggaacagcagcagcgagaagaTTC TGACGATAATGATCTACCGGAGGATGTGGACGATCCGCGAATCCGTCGCTTGCAGGCGGTTCGTGCCGAAACTCAGGACGATCTTGAGCGGGAACGCAAAGAAAGACACCGGGTAATACACGAACCCGAGCTGGTAGAATCGGACGATGACAATGAGCACAGTGACGGTGATGGTGCCGAGAACGACCGCCGCCGGTACAGTGACGATGATGAACGGGAGCAGACAAACGCCTCATCCCGGCGGAGGCGTATTTCCCTCGGTTCGGAGTCGGAATCGGAGGCCGAACTGAGCGATACGGAGATCGAACGGCGGCGCAATCTGCTGAAAGCAAAAATGCTTCAGCAAAAGCAACGCGAAGAAGAGGAACTGCTGCAGAAGCAGGAGGAAGAAGGGATGTCCGATTCGGAAGAATCGGAAAGCTCCGAGTACGAGGAGGAAACGGAAAGCGACGAGGAAAACGAACCCCGTCTAAAGCCACTGTTCGTACGCAAAAAGGATCGTACGACAATCATCGAAAAGGAGCGCGAAGCAAACCGCCAGAAGCAGCTCGACTACGAGGCGAAAAAGATGGCCAAAGAGCGGCGGAAACAGACGCTCCGGCTGGTGGAGGACAGCATCAAGAAGGAGCTGGAAAAGACGAAGGTCGAGAACGAACCATCGCTGAACGACGTGAACACGGACGACGAAAACGACGAGGTAGAGTACGAAGCGTGGAAGCTGCGCGAATTGAAACGCATCAAGCGAGACCGCGAAGAAAAGGAACA GGTCGAGAAAGAAAAGCAGGAAATCGAACGGCTGCGCAACATGACGGAAGAGGAACGCCGGCAGGAGCTGCGCAACAACCCGAAACAGGTCACGAACAAAAACGTGAAGGGCAAGTACAAGTTCCTGCAGAAGTACTACCATCGCGGTGCGTTCTACCTCGACCAGGAGGACGACGTGTACAAGCAGGACTTCTCGGCGCCGACGCTCGAGGATCACTTCGACAAGACGATCCTGCCGAAGGTGATGCAGGTGAAAAACTTTGGCCGGTGTGGCCGCACCAAGTACACGCATCTGGTCGACCAGGACACGACCAAGTTCGATTCGCCGTGGGTAGCGGACACGGCCAACAGTACCATCTTCCATTCGGAGCGTGCCGGTGGTATGAAGCAAGTGTTCGACAAACCTTCGCTTTATCGCAAAAAGCGCGATGCTTAG
- the LOC118506607 gene encoding protein disulfide-isomerase A6 homolog, whose product MIRRTVGAWLAICFAIVGSTQALYSSSDDVVALTTANFDRTVVKSDEVWVVEFYAPFCGHCRNLVPEYKKAATALKGVIKVGGINCEEEQGLCGQHGVRGYPTIKIFGANKRSPVDYNGQRTAKDIAEAALAEAKKKIKNVLGGGGGNEGGSSGSKDDVIELTDANFDKLVLQSEEPWLVEFFAPWCGHCKNLAPHWAKAATELKGKVKLGALDATVHQQKMSEYGVQGFPTIKYFPAGTKDRNGAEDYNGGRTSSDIVNWAMDKYTEDIPSPEIVQLTSEQVARDTCEKKPLCVVSVLPHILDCNAECRNRYLEILQTMGDKYKKKQWGWLWTEGGAQLELESTLDIGGFGYPAMAVVNLKKMKYSLLRGSFSKDGINEFLRDLSFGRGHTAPVKGAELPKIYTVEPWDGKDGQLPEEEDIDLSDVDLDEKDEL is encoded by the coding sequence ATGATTCGGCGGACAGTAGGGGCCTGGTTGGCGATTTGCTTCGCCATCGTGGGCAGCACCCAGGCACTGTACTCCTCATCCGATGATGTCGTGGCACTGACGACCGCCAACTTTGACCGGACCGTGGTGAAAAGCGACGAAGTGTGGGTGGTCGAGTTTTACGCTCCATTCTGTGGCCACTGCCGCAATCTGGTGCCGGAATACAAGAAGGCGGCCACCGCGCTGAAGGGCGTGATCAAGGTCGGTGGCATCAACTGTGAGGAGGAGCAGGGTCTCTGCGGACAGCACGGCGTCCGTGGCTATCCCACCATCAAGATCTTCGGTGCAAACAAGCGATCCCCCGTCGATTACAATGGGCAGCGCACGGCCAAGGACATCGCGGAAGCAGCACTGGCCGAGGCAAAGAAAAAGATCAAGAACGttctcggtggtggtggtggaaatgaGGGCGGCAGCAGTGGATCCAAGGATGACGTTATCGAGCTCACCGACGCGAACTTCGATAAGCTGGTGCTGCAGAGCGAGGAACCGTGGCTGGTGGAATTCTTTGCACCGTGGTGCGGTCACTGCAAAAACTTGGCACCGCACTGGGCCAAGGCCGCCACCGAGCTGAAGGGCAAGGTGAAGCTGGGCGCACTGGACGCTACCGTCCACCAGCAAAAGATGTCCGAGTACGGCGTGCAAGGTTTCCCGACGATCAAATACTTCCCGGCCGGTACGAAGGATCGCAACGGGGCCGAAGATTACAACGGTGGTCGCACCTCGTCCGACATCGTGAACTGGGCGATGGACAAGTACACGGAGGACATCCCGAGCCCGGAAATTGTGCAGCTCACGTCGGAGCAGGTCGCGCGGGATACGTGCGAAAAGAAGCCACTGTGCGTCGTTTCCGTGCTGCCCCACATTCTCGACTGTAATGCCGAATGCCGGAACCGGTACCTGGAGATCCTGCAGACGATGGGCGACAAGTACAAGAAGAAGCAGTGGGGCTGGCTGTGGACGGAGGGTGGCGCACAGCTCGAGCTAGAATCGACGCTCGACATCGGCGGTTTCGGGTATCCGGCCATGGCAGTGGTAAATCtgaagaagatgaagtactCGCTGCTGCGCGGCTCCTTCTCGAAGGATGGCATAAACGAATTTTTGCGGGATCTTTCGTTCGGCCGTGGTCATACGGCACCGGTGAAGGGGGCCGAGCTGCCAAAGATTTACACCGTGGAACCGTGGGACGGTAAGGACGGACAGTTGCCCGAGGAGGAAGATATCGACCTGTCCGATGTGGATTTGGACGAGAAGGATGAGTTGTAA
- the LOC118506602 gene encoding male-specific lethal 3 homolog — protein sequence MVSTRGHNTKYKFCDGEKVLCYEPDPTKAKVLYDSKVLEVSEGKDKRGRRIVEYLIHFQGWNSSWDRKVSEDFILKDTEENRQLQKDLAEKSQLYQGGYLYRKERKKQRAKSLTDRIESLTSAKSHPINPSSEDGSSCSNGFSRDENEYNIDDMDEYYSSSVESSHEEEKVYLQAGNKFRKHLDLDHHLIVSEGMLVELPVKLPVVTILEDFVRYYTIRQLFECGHQEQTKSRRRNSSALRSEHKIRDYEQIRTNVELCKEVADGLRVYFDFTLQDYLLYPQEKAQAQIVLSEENLRNFTYIASQDLSLDMLTVRLESPTVDVHQPLSEHSDQSTSAASAEERRRRRLRSHKNEENEFVLDFGALQYQPGHHIQPSVASTDCIGNLSPFGSSLNILRSVIPQNMTISREAKEVLDDVFRWRILPSNAPAEPSMIYGAVHLARLIVKLPEFLSATAMADEKLKLLLKFLDIFAEFIEEHEEWFGKQFYFSLRDSEGGV from the exons ATGGTTTCTACCCGTGGCCATAACACGAAGTACAAATTTTGCGATGGCGAAAAGGTGCTGTGCTACGAGCCGGATCCAACCAAAGCGAAGGTCCTGTACGATTCAAAG GTGCTGGAAGTGTCCGAAGGTAAAGACAAGCGGGGCCGGCGTATCGTAGAATACCTGATACACTTCCAGGGCTGGAACTCATCCTGGGATCGGAAAGTGAGTGAGGATTTCATCCTAAAGGACACGGAAGAGAATCGACAGCTACAGAAGGATTTGGCGGAAAAGTCTCAGCTCTACCA AGGTGGATATTTGTATCGCAAGGAGCGGAAAAAACAGCGCGCCAAAAGTTTAACCGATCGCATCGAAAGCTTAACGAGTGCAAAGTCCCATCCGATTAATCCGTCGTCGGAAGATGGAAGCTCGTGCAGTAATGGATTTAGTAGGGACGAAAATGAATACAACATTGATG ATATGGACGAATACTACAGCAGCTCTGTTGAGAGCTCACATGAGGAAGAAAAGGTTTACCTTCAGGCCGGCAACAAATTTCGCAAACATCTAGACCTCGACCACCACCTAATCGTGTCCGAGGGCATGCTGGTGGAACTGCCGGTCAAGCTGCCGGTGGTAACGATATTGGAAGACTTTGTCCGCTACTACACCATCCGCCAGCTGTTTGAGTGTGGTCATCAGGAGCAAACAAAGTCCCGGCGACGCAACAGCTCTGCCTTACGCAGCGAACACAAAATACGCGACTACGAGCAGATTCGTACGAACGTAGAATTGTGCAAAGAAGTGGCAGATGGATTGCGCGTATACTTCGACTTTACGCTTCAGGACTATCTGCTGTACCCGCAGGAAAAAGCGCAAGCCCAGATCGTTCTTTCCGAGGAGAATCTGCGCAACTTTACCTACATAGCATCGCAGGATCTATCGCTGGACATGTTGACCGTACGGCTCGAATCACCTACGGTAGATGTGCATCAGCCGCTGAGCGAACATTCCGACCAGTCGACATCGGCCGCATCGGCCGAGGAACGGAGGCGACGACGGTTACGCTCGCACAaaaacgaagagaacgagTTTGTGCTGGATTTTGGGGCACTGCAGTACCAACCGGGACACCACATTCAACCGAGCGTTGCGTCGACAGATTGTATCGGCAATCTGTCGCCATTCGGGTCGAGTCTCAACATACTGCGCTCCGTCATTCCACAGAACATGACCATCTCACGGGAAGCCAAAGAAGTGCTGGACGATGTGTTTCGATGGCGCATTCTACCATCGAACGCACCGGCCGAACCGTCCATGATCTACGGCGCAGTTCATCTGGCACGGCTCATTGTAAAGCTACCCGAATTCCTGTCCGCAACAGCAATGGCCGATGAGAAGCTAAAGCTCCTGCTCAAGTTCTTGGACATCTTTGCCGAATTTATCGAGGAACACGAGGAATGGTTTGGGAAACAGTTTTACTTCAGCCTTAGAGACAGTGAAGGTGGTGTGTGA